ATTTCGGGGTAATATTAGCATGTTTTAAAGAGTTAAACTATACGGTAGAGTGGCGAGTTATAAATGCTGCTGACTATGGTTTTCCTCAAAGAAGAAGAAGAGTGTTTATATTTGCCTATAGTAATGTAACACAATATTATGGATTGCTTACAAATGACAATCACCAACAAATTCTACTAAATAGTGGGTTTTTCCAAAATGCTTTTCCTGCTTTTTTAGATGATAAACATGTAAAATATAAGAGTGAACAAATATTGGAATTTAATGATTTAATAGATATCTCCAATAATTTTTCGATGAGCTTTTATAATTCAGGGATTATGAAAGATGGCTTAATTTATACACAGGAATTAACTCCTTATAAGCTAGATAAACAGACCGCATTGTTGAAAGATATTTTAGAGGCTGATGTTGATAAAAAGTACTTTTTGAATGGGGAATTGATAGATTGGGAATATATGAAGGGTGCAAAGAAAATTGAAAGAACGAACAAAACTGGGTACAAATATACTTTTGCAGAAGGACCTATCGCTTTCCCAGACCCAATTGATAGACCTGCTAGAACTATGTTAACCAGCGAATCTTCTAAAAATAGAAGCACACATATAATAGCGGATCCAACTACAGGAACACTGAGAAAGCTAACTCCTGTAGAATGTGAGAGGTTAAACGGGTTCCCCGATAATTGGACAAATACGGGGATGCCAGAAAAGTTCCGATATTTTTGTATGGGAAATGCCCTAGTAGTCGGGTTGGTCGAGAAAATGGGTTTAAATATTTCTAATATCATAGATAAAGAAAAGTAGATAAGCGACTTGAAATCGCTTATTTTTTTATAAAAAACTACTTTAAAATAGAGGATTATTTCATAATATATTGAATTCTTAACGAAGGTTGGTTGGTGTGGGGGGATTAAGTGAACGTAAAAACATATTCTTATCGATTTGCAGAGGAAATCTTACAACATGAAAGATTTTCCCATGCATATGAGGAAATAATCCGAGTCTGTAACGAGTGTCCCTTACCCGTTTATAAAGGGAAATCAGCAAAACAACTAAAATTAGATGTTGTTCAGCAAATGATGAACACTTTTTTTAAGTTAAGATTTAAATCTTTAGGTTGGAGTGAAGAACCGTTAGCTACACCTAACTCAAGTGATGATGAGTTGAGGTCTGACTTTAGAAAAACATTTGTAAATAGCACCACAAATGAAGAACTAACAGTACAAATCGAAGTAGAGTTTGGTAATGTTGCAAGTTCATATAGAAACTACTTTAAATTCCAGCTTTCTTATTCGTATGGATTAACTGATA
The Desulfuribacillus stibiiarsenatis DNA segment above includes these coding regions:
- the dcm gene encoding DNA (cytosine-5-)-methyltransferase, giving the protein MEKTVVELFAGVGGFRLGLSQASEEYKFVWANQWEPSKKIQHAYACYTHHFGNYENHSNEDINKVDKENIPDHSLLVGGFPCQDYSVARTGAEGIQGKKGVLWWDIHDILVTKKPPFVLLENVDRLLKSPAKQRGRDFGVILACFKELNYTVEWRVINAADYGFPQRRRRVFIFAYSNVTQYYGLLTNDNHQQILLNSGFFQNAFPAFLDDKHVKYKSEQILEFNDLIDISNNFSMSFYNSGIMKDGLIYTQELTPYKLDKQTALLKDILEADVDKKYFLNGELIDWEYMKGAKKIERTNKTGYKYTFAEGPIAFPDPIDRPARTMLTSESSKNRSTHIIADPTTGTLRKLTPVECERLNGFPDNWTNTGMPEKFRYFCMGNALVVGLVEKMGLNISNIIDKEK
- a CDS encoding BglII/BstYI family type II restriction endonuclease, which gives rise to MNVKTYSYRFAEEILQHERFSHAYEEIIRVCNECPLPVYKGKSAKQLKLDVVQQMMNTFFKLRFKSLGWSEEPLATPNSSDDELRSDFRKTFVNSTTNEELTVQIEVEFGNVASSYRNYFKFQLSYSYGLTDICVLIVPTNKLAVKIDSGVSNFEKTIREIPSAKLSITVPTLVIGLCADGVTPWDVKAIEPNLSIIKGDNRTAYIQHCNIIQSYIDSLD